One genomic window of Bremerella sp. JC817 includes the following:
- a CDS encoding glycosyl transferase, translating to MSDFIQQGPISTLHDFGTVDSAQLEQTLVDATSEYPMGLILPVTASDMRAPAFSTIMKELEGTSFLKTIVIVLNRAESVDDYRECRQLTSGLGNMARVLWTDGPRGIAAFQQLTDAGFNVSVPGKGRAVWTAFGYLLADPEIKAMALHDCDIVNYHRDMLMRLCLPMAHRGFDFDFCKAYYARVTDRMHGRVVRLLMTPLLRSLIGVIGNDDFLVFLDSFRYPLSGEFAITSTLVRANRIPSDWGLEVGTLAEVFRNTSPKRICQIDLGHPYEHKHQPVSLEDAQRGLMKMTSDILHSIYRTLSSRGIVFSMGMFNTLESAYLRYAQDAIRQYHADAVINGLSFDRHSEEQSVEGFARLITQCGQEFFENPVSAHEMPTWTRVRSALPDFPSTLRRMVEGDMMEYT from the coding sequence TTGTCCGACTTTATCCAACAAGGCCCAATCTCTACACTGCACGATTTCGGCACGGTCGATTCGGCGCAGTTGGAGCAAACGCTGGTCGATGCGACGAGCGAATACCCAATGGGGTTGATCTTGCCGGTCACGGCCAGCGACATGCGAGCCCCGGCCTTCTCGACCATTATGAAGGAACTGGAAGGCACGTCGTTTCTGAAGACGATTGTGATCGTGTTGAACCGGGCAGAGTCGGTGGACGATTATCGCGAGTGCCGCCAGTTAACGTCCGGCCTGGGCAACATGGCTCGTGTGCTGTGGACCGATGGTCCGCGAGGGATTGCCGCTTTCCAACAGCTGACCGATGCAGGCTTCAACGTTTCCGTTCCCGGCAAGGGACGAGCCGTATGGACCGCGTTTGGCTACTTGCTGGCCGATCCTGAAATCAAAGCGATGGCGCTGCATGACTGCGACATCGTTAATTACCACCGCGACATGTTGATGCGGCTTTGCTTGCCGATGGCCCACCGCGGGTTCGACTTCGATTTCTGCAAAGCGTACTACGCCCGAGTCACCGACCGGATGCATGGCCGCGTGGTTCGCTTGCTGATGACACCGCTGCTGCGATCGCTGATCGGTGTGATCGGCAACGACGACTTCCTGGTCTTCCTTGACAGCTTTCGCTACCCACTCTCAGGCGAGTTTGCCATCACGTCGACGCTGGTGCGTGCCAATCGCATTCCCAGTGACTGGGGCCTGGAGGTGGGCACCTTGGCCGAAGTGTTCCGGAATACAAGCCCCAAGCGCATTTGCCAGATCGACCTGGGACATCCGTACGAACACAAGCATCAGCCAGTCTCGCTGGAAGATGCTCAGCGCGGGCTGATGAAGATGACCTCCGACATCCTGCACAGCATCTACCGCACGCTTTCGAGTCGCGGGATCGTGTTCAGCATGGGGATGTTTAACACCCTGGAATCGGCTTACCTGCGTTATGCCCAGGACGCCATTCGGCAGTATCACGCCGACGCGGTAATCAACGGCCTCTCGTTCGATCGTCACAGTGAAGAACAATCTGTCGAAGGCTTCGCCCGGCTGATCACGCAGTGCGGTCAAGAATTCTTCGAGAACCCTGTATCTGCCCACGAGATGCCGACCTGGACGCGTGTACGAAGTGCGCTGCCTGACTTCCCCAGCACGCTCCGTCGCATGGTTGAAGGTGACATGATGGAATACACCTAG
- a CDS encoding DUF1080 domain-containing protein: MLKRLAAGAAFCLLLTAVATAAEGEWKSLMDGKTFDGWKISENPQSWAVEDGAFVAKGDRSHLFYVGEDKPFKNFEFKAKVKTDKNSNGGIYFHTKFQDKGWPKYGFEAQVNNTHGDPKKTGGIYSVKDVMNNSPAKDGEWFDYYIKVDGKHVIIKINGEVTADYTEPEGAKPGNDFTRVLDKGTFALQAHDPGSTVWFKDIEVRRLDD, encoded by the coding sequence ATGTTGAAACGTTTGGCCGCTGGTGCCGCTTTTTGTTTGTTGCTGACCGCTGTCGCAACCGCCGCTGAAGGCGAATGGAAGTCGTTGATGGACGGCAAGACCTTCGACGGTTGGAAGATCAGCGAAAACCCACAATCGTGGGCAGTGGAAGACGGCGCTTTTGTTGCCAAGGGCGATCGCAGCCACTTGTTCTACGTGGGCGAAGACAAGCCTTTCAAGAACTTCGAGTTCAAGGCGAAAGTTAAGACCGACAAGAACAGCAACGGCGGTATCTACTTCCACACCAAGTTCCAAGACAAGGGTTGGCCAAAGTATGGCTTCGAAGCCCAGGTCAACAACACTCACGGCGATCCTAAGAAGACCGGCGGCATTTACTCGGTGAAGGACGTCATGAACAACTCGCCAGCGAAGGATGGCGAATGGTTCGACTACTACATCAAGGTGGATGGCAAGCATGTCATCATCAAGATCAACGGTGAAGTCACCGCGGATTACACCGAACCAGAAGGTGCCAAGCCAGGTAATGACTTCACCCGAGTCCTCGACAAGGGCACCTTCGCCCTGCAGGCTCACGATCCAGGCAGCACTGTCTGGTTCAAGGACATCGAAGTCCGTCGTCTGGACGACTAA
- a CDS encoding ZIP family metal transporter, giving the protein MFPLALIAIYCLLIIAASLLGGWLPVVMRLTHTRMQMMMSAVGGLMLGVGILHMLPHGISDCGSIDWAMGGLLLGLLTTFFLMRLFHFHEHAPVENDYPGTAAGDHEHGGHLHCEHDHGHHHHGHDHSEDAADSRMRWLGIFLGLSLHTLLDGVALAAGVSAAAHHDPNAVGIMGLGVFLGIFLHKPLDALSITFVMRQSKWPIQTINIVNLGYALMCPLGVLLFYTGYNGLDTSKQFMVGMALCFSAGVFLCISLADILPEVQFHSHDKVKLSLVMLLGVGVAYLIGFAEPGGLHNHDQPAPPAATEVSQPE; this is encoded by the coding sequence ATGTTTCCCCTGGCGTTGATTGCCATTTACTGCCTGCTGATCATCGCCGCCTCTCTGCTGGGAGGTTGGTTGCCGGTCGTCATGCGTCTGACGCATACCCGGATGCAGATGATGATGAGTGCGGTTGGTGGCTTGATGCTGGGAGTTGGCATCCTGCATATGCTGCCGCATGGCATCAGCGATTGCGGTTCGATCGACTGGGCGATGGGTGGTCTGCTGCTGGGTTTGCTGACCACCTTCTTCCTGATGCGTCTGTTTCATTTTCATGAACACGCCCCGGTCGAGAACGACTATCCTGGCACCGCGGCTGGCGACCATGAACATGGCGGTCACCTGCACTGCGAACACGATCATGGCCACCACCATCATGGGCACGATCACTCCGAGGACGCGGCCGATTCGCGAATGCGTTGGCTCGGAATCTTCCTCGGGCTTTCGCTGCACACGCTGCTAGATGGTGTCGCTTTGGCGGCCGGAGTTTCGGCGGCAGCCCATCACGATCCGAACGCGGTCGGAATCATGGGGCTGGGGGTCTTCCTGGGAATCTTTCTGCACAAGCCGCTCGATGCCTTGTCGATCACGTTCGTCATGCGACAAAGCAAGTGGCCGATTCAAACGATCAACATCGTCAACCTTGGCTACGCGTTGATGTGCCCGCTCGGCGTGTTGTTGTTCTACACCGGCTACAACGGGCTCGATACCTCGAAGCAGTTTATGGTCGGCATGGCTCTTTGCTTCTCGGCGGGCGTCTTCCTTTGTATCTCGCTGGCAGACATCTTGCCGGAAGTGCAGTTCCATTCACACGACAAAGTGAAGCTTTCGCTGGTGATGCTGCTGGGGGTTGGCGTTGCCTATCTGATTGGTTTCGCCGAACCAGGCGGACTGCATAATCATGATCAGCCTGCCCCACCTGCCGCGACGGAAGTCTCGCAGCCTGAGTGA